A portion of the uncultured Draconibacterium sp. genome contains these proteins:
- the guaB gene encoding IMP dehydrogenase, which produces MSFLEDKIQFEGLTFDDVLLIPSYSELLPREVDLSSKFTRNIVINTPILSAAMDTVTESKMAIAIAREGGIGVIHKNMTIEEQAHQVTSVKRAENGMIYDPITITPEKKVKDALDFMAKYKIGGIPVVDEHGHLVGIVTNRDLRFELNMRRPISEVMTSENLVSTTESTDLHKAAEILQKHKIEKLPVVDKYNKLIGLVTYKDITKAKDKPLACKDEKGRLRVAAGVGIAGDTMERVDELVKAQVDALVIDTAHGHTKGVVEMLKRVKAKYPEKDVVAGNIATAEAAKLLVSAGADAVKVGIGPGSICTTRVIAGVGVPQLSAIYNVSKAIKDSGVPVIGDGGIRYSGDIVKGLAAGADSMMAGGLFAGVEESPGETILYQGRKFKAYRGMGSVEAMQKGSKDRYFQDMEEDIKKLVPEGIAARVPYKGSLYEVLYQLIGGLRAGMGYCGARNIRVLQEAKFTRISNAGVQESHPHDVSITREAPNYSSRQ; this is translated from the coding sequence ATGTCGTTTCTAGAAGACAAAATACAGTTTGAAGGATTAACCTTCGATGATGTACTTTTAATTCCCTCATATTCAGAGTTATTACCACGCGAAGTTGATCTATCTTCAAAGTTCACCCGAAACATTGTTATAAATACGCCAATTTTATCGGCGGCAATGGATACGGTTACCGAGAGTAAAATGGCAATTGCCATTGCACGCGAAGGCGGTATTGGTGTTATTCACAAAAATATGACTATTGAGGAACAGGCGCACCAGGTAACCTCTGTAAAACGTGCTGAAAATGGTATGATCTACGACCCGATTACCATTACTCCTGAAAAGAAAGTGAAAGATGCACTGGATTTTATGGCCAAGTATAAAATTGGTGGTATTCCTGTTGTTGACGAACACGGTCATTTGGTAGGTATTGTTACCAACCGCGACCTTCGTTTTGAATTGAACATGCGCCGCCCTATCTCGGAAGTTATGACCAGCGAAAACCTGGTATCTACTACCGAATCGACCGACTTGCACAAAGCTGCCGAAATTCTTCAGAAACATAAAATTGAAAAACTACCGGTTGTCGACAAGTACAATAAACTTATCGGGCTGGTAACTTATAAAGATATTACCAAAGCAAAAGATAAACCACTGGCTTGTAAAGACGAAAAAGGCCGTTTGCGTGTAGCTGCCGGAGTTGGTATTGCCGGAGATACTATGGAACGTGTTGACGAACTGGTAAAAGCACAGGTTGATGCACTGGTTATCGACACAGCACATGGACATACCAAAGGAGTGGTTGAAATGCTAAAACGAGTAAAAGCAAAATACCCTGAGAAAGATGTTGTTGCCGGAAACATTGCCACTGCCGAAGCTGCAAAACTGCTTGTTAGCGCCGGTGCCGATGCGGTAAAAGTTGGAATTGGTCCGGGATCGATTTGTACCACCCGCGTTATTGCCGGTGTTGGTGTGCCGCAGCTTTCTGCCATTTACAATGTTTCAAAAGCTATTAAAGATTCTGGAGTTCCGGTAATTGGCGACGGTGGTATTCGCTATTCAGGTGATATTGTTAAAGGATTGGCTGCCGGTGCCGACTCGATGATGGCCGGTGGATTGTTTGCCGGGGTTGAAGAGTCGCCGGGCGAAACCATTCTTTACCAGGGACGAAAATTTAAAGCATACCGTGGAATGGGATCGGTTGAGGCCATGCAAAAAGGTTCGAAAGACCGCTATTTCCAGGATATGGAAGAAGATATTAAGAAACTGGTTCCGGAAGGAATTGCAGCGCGTGTTCCTTATAAGGGATCGTTATATGAAGTACTTTACCAACTTATCGGTGGTTTACGTGCCGGTATGGGATATTGCGGAGCACGAAATATAAGAGTGTTGCAAGAGGCTAAATTTACCCGCATTTCGAATGCCGGAGTTCAGGAAAGCCATCCGCACGATGTAAGTATTACCCGTGAAGCACCAAACTACAGCAGCCGCCAGTAA